One part of the Bdellovibrio sp. KM01 genome encodes these proteins:
- a CDS encoding asparaginase domain-containing protein has protein sequence MGTPVQDVVIITTGGTIEKTYNEFDGSLENRGTSIKNRILSKLRLPYTNILVYPLLSKDSLYMNDEDRALIAVTVKDQMQRGCPIVLLHGTDTMHVSAEYCFKEIGTPKVPVVFTGAMIPMGFDDSDATQNVTEAMLAAKLLPPGFYISFHNQIFKVPNVRKNREKGTFEEIS, from the coding sequence ATGGGAACTCCAGTACAAGACGTCGTCATTATCACTACCGGTGGCACGATTGAAAAAACCTACAACGAGTTTGATGGCTCGTTGGAAAATCGTGGCACCAGCATCAAAAATCGCATTCTTTCCAAGCTGCGTTTGCCTTACACCAATATTTTGGTTTACCCCCTACTCAGCAAAGATTCACTTTACATGAACGATGAAGACCGCGCCCTGATTGCGGTCACAGTCAAAGATCAAATGCAACGTGGCTGCCCGATCGTTCTATTGCACGGAACAGACACGATGCATGTGTCAGCTGAATACTGCTTTAAAGAAATCGGCACACCGAAAGTTCCCGTGGTTTTCACAGGCGCCATGATTCCGATGGGCTTTGATGACAGTGATGCCACACAAAATGTGACGGAAGCTATGCTAGCTGCCAAACTTTTGCCGCCAGGATTCTATATCTCCTTCCATAATCAGATTTTCAAAGTTCCGAACGTTCGCAAAAACCGCGAAAAAGGCACATTCGAAGAAATCTCCTAA
- a CDS encoding RluA family pseudouridine synthase — protein MIRIVFENSHFVICDKPAGVLSTPSRMGAEDERNCLGIALQKQLGLQIYPVHRLDFEVSGLVMYAKTAEAHRKANAWFEHKQVSKTYRALTTSQDFSHIPVNVKNSREKFSIVAGQKFAWKSRILRGKRRAFESPEGKDSLTLAEYLGTNADGLLQWDLQPVTGRSHQLRFDLSRHGFPIVGDALYGSKVPGEGKDAIALRAYKIDFSKAPGHQELQLPNVIQLP, from the coding sequence ATGATTCGAATCGTTTTTGAAAATTCCCATTTCGTGATCTGCGATAAACCGGCAGGGGTGCTTTCCACTCCCAGCCGTATGGGAGCTGAAGACGAGCGCAATTGCCTGGGGATTGCCTTACAAAAGCAATTGGGTCTGCAAATCTATCCCGTGCATCGTCTGGATTTTGAAGTGTCAGGTTTGGTGATGTATGCGAAAACAGCGGAAGCACATCGTAAAGCCAATGCCTGGTTTGAACACAAGCAAGTCAGCAAAACTTATCGTGCTTTGACAACCTCTCAAGATTTTTCCCATATTCCGGTGAACGTTAAAAACTCCCGCGAAAAATTCTCGATAGTTGCCGGTCAGAAGTTTGCATGGAAGTCGCGCATCTTGCGTGGCAAGCGCCGTGCCTTTGAAAGCCCCGAGGGTAAAGACTCTTTGACCCTGGCAGAGTACTTAGGAACGAATGCTGACGGCTTGTTACAATGGGATCTGCAACCTGTGACGGGTCGTTCGCATCAATTGCGTTTTGATTTAAGCCGTCATGGTTTTCCGATTGTGGGCGATGCTTTGTATGGATCTAAAGTTCCAGGCGAAGGCAAAGACGCGATCGCCTTACGAGCGTATAAGATTGATTTTAGTAAAGCCCCGGGTCACCAGGAGCTTCAACTGCCCAACGTTATTCAATTGCCCTGA
- a CDS encoding cytochrome b/b6 domain-containing protein, producing MNETTYSFRKYQPASLRWWHWLNALAILALLGTVLLRKTFLSWRTNAAFIKAKVEEGAGSVTPEVAESIAKGLRDVMWQWHYWIGFALGALLLARILIGLFVVKKCPATQAVQSAVGLKEVPKTKRIGAVHYTLVKTGYALFYLITLYMVLSGILLYFKKDLGLVKDLAEFLKEVHEWLMWFFVAFVVGHIAGIFIAENRGDKGLTSDMINGGE from the coding sequence ATGAACGAAACTACCTATAGCTTTAGAAAGTACCAGCCTGCCAGCTTGCGCTGGTGGCATTGGTTGAATGCTTTGGCGATCCTGGCTTTGCTGGGAACGGTACTGTTGCGCAAAACCTTTTTAAGCTGGCGCACGAATGCCGCCTTCATTAAAGCCAAAGTTGAAGAAGGTGCGGGTTCCGTAACACCGGAAGTGGCAGAATCTATCGCCAAGGGGCTTCGCGATGTGATGTGGCAATGGCATTACTGGATCGGCTTCGCGTTGGGAGCTTTATTACTTGCCCGCATTCTGATTGGTTTGTTCGTCGTTAAAAAATGCCCAGCAACCCAAGCCGTGCAAAGTGCCGTGGGTCTTAAAGAGGTCCCAAAAACAAAGAGAATCGGCGCTGTTCACTATACGTTGGTGAAAACCGGTTACGCGCTTTTTTACCTGATCACTTTGTACATGGTGCTTTCAGGTATTCTTTTGTATTTCAAGAAAGACCTAGGGTTGGTTAAGGATCTAGCAGAATTCCTTAAAGAAGTGCATGAATGGCTGATGTGGTTCTTCGTGGCATTCGTGGTCGGTCATATCGCCGGCATCTTCATCGCAGAAAACCGCGGTGACAAAGGCCTCACCTCAGACATGATCAATGGTGGGGAATAA
- a CDS encoding alpha/beta hydrolase: MKLAFDLRDFKIPVDRLAPQEAFRTRQKDVLSYRFYPTRSENLVILYHGVGGDSRYLCALASAIAKAGIAQVVTPDFRCHGVSLGASDVIAANQLEIDLEELIIHLKMKFSIKSMILSGHSLGGGFALRVAASDVGRQFSKFVALAPYLPESFHALTPDLGGWIFMDKDGEGINVNYPEIFKSGEEKTHYSSEFVRAAVVPEDLLFRLHKENVSLCIATGDRDEVVIGSRHVEIFEGIASGVVLEKGLNHLTIVSKPSVILSLYES, from the coding sequence ATGAAGCTCGCCTTTGATTTGCGCGATTTTAAAATTCCTGTGGACCGACTGGCTCCGCAGGAAGCTTTTCGCACCCGTCAAAAGGATGTCCTCTCCTATCGATTCTATCCCACGCGTTCTGAAAATTTGGTGATCTTGTATCATGGTGTTGGAGGTGACAGTCGCTATCTGTGTGCTTTGGCGAGTGCTATTGCCAAGGCGGGTATTGCCCAGGTGGTCACTCCCGATTTTCGCTGTCATGGGGTAAGTCTTGGCGCTTCTGACGTCATTGCTGCCAATCAACTTGAAATCGACCTCGAAGAACTCATTATACACTTGAAGATGAAGTTTTCGATTAAGAGCATGATTCTTTCCGGTCATTCCTTGGGTGGTGGTTTTGCATTAAGAGTTGCCGCATCGGATGTCGGCAGGCAGTTCTCTAAATTTGTGGCCTTAGCGCCTTATCTGCCGGAATCGTTCCATGCTCTGACGCCTGATTTGGGTGGCTGGATTTTTATGGATAAAGACGGCGAAGGCATTAACGTCAATTACCCCGAGATCTTTAAATCCGGTGAGGAAAAGACTCATTACAGTTCTGAATTTGTTCGGGCAGCTGTGGTTCCTGAGGATTTACTATTTCGTCTTCATAAAGAAAACGTTTCCCTTTGCATTGCGACCGGGGACAGAGACGAGGTGGTCATTGGGTCTCGACATGTAGAGATCTTTGAAGGAATCGCCTCTGGCGTCGTTTTAGAGAAGGGTTTGAACCATCTTACGATTGTCTCAAAACCATCAGTCATCTTGTCCCTGTATGAGTCGTAA
- a CDS encoding STAS domain-containing protein, giving the protein MEDQKSFNYSISHKNKMLVVSFTGEEMSSVVVPALEAVRAEILAKEEVVQVVFYFQNIDRISNEALASFAQLQRDVRAKPADLRLCSLKESLREKLLRMGVVRGLEVAEDLKSALLSFPRSA; this is encoded by the coding sequence TTGGAAGATCAGAAGTCGTTTAATTACAGTATAAGTCATAAAAACAAGATGCTTGTTGTTTCCTTTACCGGAGAAGAAATGAGTTCCGTCGTGGTCCCAGCTTTGGAGGCCGTACGAGCTGAAATTCTTGCTAAAGAGGAAGTCGTTCAGGTCGTGTTTTATTTTCAAAATATCGATCGCATATCAAACGAGGCGCTGGCCAGTTTTGCCCAACTACAAAGAGATGTGCGCGCCAAACCTGCAGATCTAAGGCTCTGTTCCCTTAAAGAGTCCTTGCGTGAAAAGCTGTTGAGAATGGGTGTGGTCCGCGGGCTTGAGGTTGCAGAAGATTTAAAGAGTGCCCTCTTGTCTTTCCCACGGTCAGCCTGA
- a CDS encoding TolC family protein, whose protein sequence is MFQFKMRNLAALALATIMTATAVAAPKAAPAPTTITINPRTLKTRLLESNIELAVQLNNVYKAKDSVDRARRNLLPGINLGAAIDSTFSFSLASVTMLLPFLLPSKWLDLRENQHLLNAQGEAYYIAQLNTYSSAYALYSTIQGDMELRAIIQYQYENYKRIEDMIRMAVNAGMREKAELLQAEAQTQLSKIQVSQMDVLILQEKAAIRDMLALPLSTDIKIEAFHIGSSPAEEQSMQTTIDQSLAKSPELRQLASMLKATEAAKWSAFWSFLTGATLGASRGPTGAFSDAEGAGSANFNFGNFLILKIGNRELDAIRLQKKQIDQDQIKIVETTVGSLRESQMQLNLARQAEANLEALYENEVKKFKMGMTDLLHVLNAGNSLTAAYTNRVKAQTSLDTLRVGLHRMMISDHFGLIKKCQVYKKGTGGLTGKLGRIFNPKKDSISLDEACGQQVSEN, encoded by the coding sequence ATGTTTCAGTTCAAAATGAGAAATTTGGCGGCGCTTGCTCTTGCAACTATCATGACCGCAACAGCTGTTGCCGCTCCAAAAGCTGCACCTGCACCAACTACAATCACGATCAATCCACGCACCTTGAAAACACGCCTGCTCGAAAGCAATATCGAATTGGCTGTTCAATTGAACAACGTTTACAAAGCGAAAGACAGCGTCGACCGCGCCCGCAGAAATCTGCTTCCAGGGATCAACCTTGGAGCGGCCATCGACAGCACATTCAGCTTTTCGTTGGCGTCTGTAACGATGCTTTTGCCATTCTTGCTTCCAAGCAAATGGTTGGATCTTCGTGAAAACCAACATCTTTTGAATGCTCAAGGTGAAGCGTACTACATCGCTCAGTTGAATACGTATTCGTCAGCTTACGCACTGTACTCCACCATCCAGGGCGATATGGAACTTCGCGCGATCATTCAATACCAATATGAAAACTACAAACGTATTGAAGACATGATCCGGATGGCAGTGAATGCCGGGATGAGAGAAAAAGCAGAGCTTCTGCAGGCTGAGGCACAAACTCAATTGTCTAAGATCCAAGTTTCACAAATGGACGTTTTGATTCTTCAGGAAAAAGCGGCGATTCGCGATATGTTGGCGTTGCCTCTTTCCACGGATATCAAAATCGAAGCTTTCCATATTGGTTCTTCTCCGGCAGAAGAACAATCCATGCAAACGACGATCGACCAATCCCTGGCCAAATCTCCAGAGCTGCGTCAGCTGGCTTCCATGTTGAAAGCAACTGAAGCCGCGAAATGGAGTGCGTTCTGGTCTTTCCTGACGGGAGCAACTTTGGGTGCCTCTCGTGGACCAACGGGTGCATTCTCTGATGCTGAGGGTGCAGGCTCTGCAAACTTTAACTTCGGTAACTTCTTGATTTTGAAAATCGGAAACCGCGAACTTGATGCGATTCGTTTGCAGAAAAAGCAAATTGATCAGGATCAAATTAAGATCGTAGAGACGACTGTGGGTTCTTTGCGTGAAAGCCAAATGCAGTTAAACTTGGCTCGCCAGGCAGAGGCCAACTTGGAAGCTTTGTACGAAAATGAAGTTAAAAAATTCAAAATGGGTATGACAGATTTGTTACACGTTTTGAATGCGGGCAACTCTTTGACGGCAGCGTACACTAATCGCGTAAAAGCTCAAACAAGCCTTGATACATTGCGTGTTGGTTTGCACCGCATGATGATTTCTGACCACTTCGGTTTGATCAAAAAATGCCAAGTCTACAAAAAGGGCACTGGCGGTTTGACTGGTAAATTGGGTCGTATCTTTAATCCTAAAAAAGATTCCATCAGCTTGGACGAAGCTTGTGGTCAGCAAGTTAGCGAAAATTAG
- a CDS encoding MFS transporter, which yields MTRCGFPFDSKLWSSFVMENRKKKILSWALYDWANSTYSTTVMAGFFPVFFKMYWSQGVDATVSTARLGTAISISSLVIAFMSPTLGVVADLRGLKKLFCLSFMLIGVIACGWMTFIPLGDWWNAIMAYSIAMMAFNASCVFYESLMPFVAEPKEMDYVSSLGYALGYLGGGILFLINVLMHLFPEWFGLRDGVQAVQVSFMTVAVWWFVFSIPLARNVPEPAVPVSKDNIWKLTNRSILTLQATFKELMTKERNLLIFMIAYWMYIDGVYTVMTMAVDYGMSIGLGSKDLIAALLITQFIGFPCAYYFGTVTKRFGAKLPVLVCIGIYSVTVVAAMWMSQAWHFYLLAVIIGMVQGGVQSLSRSLFGKMAPKHQSGEYFGLFNLVGRFASILGPLIVAFTVTITGNSRVGMVGLLLLFIVGGGLLMKVKEPQEHG from the coding sequence ATGACACGATGTGGGTTCCCATTCGATAGCAAACTATGGTCTTCTTTTGTTATGGAAAATCGCAAAAAGAAAATCCTTAGTTGGGCCCTGTATGATTGGGCGAACAGCACCTACTCCACCACGGTGATGGCGGGATTTTTCCCGGTCTTTTTCAAAATGTATTGGAGCCAAGGCGTGGATGCGACGGTCTCCACGGCACGTCTGGGAACGGCAATTTCCATTTCCAGTCTGGTGATCGCATTTATGAGTCCTACTTTGGGAGTCGTGGCCGATCTTCGCGGGCTAAAAAAACTTTTCTGTCTTTCCTTTATGTTGATCGGGGTTATCGCTTGCGGGTGGATGACTTTCATTCCGTTGGGAGATTGGTGGAATGCGATCATGGCGTACAGTATCGCAATGATGGCCTTTAATGCGAGCTGCGTATTTTATGAATCCCTTATGCCTTTCGTCGCTGAACCCAAGGAAATGGATTACGTGTCCTCGTTAGGATATGCCCTGGGGTACCTGGGTGGCGGTATTTTATTTTTGATCAATGTTCTGATGCATCTTTTCCCGGAATGGTTTGGATTGCGAGACGGTGTTCAGGCCGTGCAGGTTTCCTTTATGACCGTGGCCGTGTGGTGGTTCGTGTTTTCGATTCCTCTCGCGCGGAATGTTCCAGAACCAGCGGTGCCAGTTTCCAAAGACAACATCTGGAAACTTACCAATCGCAGTATTCTGACGTTACAGGCGACCTTTAAGGAGCTGATGACGAAAGAGCGCAATCTGCTGATCTTTATGATCGCCTATTGGATGTATATCGATGGTGTTTACACGGTCATGACGATGGCAGTGGATTACGGAATGTCGATTGGCTTGGGCTCGAAAGATTTGATAGCGGCCCTTTTGATCACGCAGTTTATCGGATTTCCCTGTGCTTACTATTTTGGAACGGTGACCAAGCGTTTTGGCGCAAAGTTACCGGTCCTGGTGTGCATCGGAATTTACTCCGTCACGGTGGTTGCTGCCATGTGGATGAGCCAGGCTTGGCATTTCTATTTACTGGCGGTGATTATCGGAATGGTTCAAGGAGGCGTGCAGTCTTTGAGTCGTTCATTGTTTGGAAAGATGGCGCCGAAACATCAAAGTGGTGAGTACTTTGGTTTGTTCAATCTGGTGGGCCGATTTGCCTCGATCCTGGGGCCACTGATTGTTGCCTTTACGGTGACGATAACTGGGAATTCTCGTGTGGGAATGGTGGGCTTGCTATTGCTGTTTATAGTGGGGGGAGGACTCCTTATGAAAGTTAAGGAGCCTCAAGAGCACGGTTAG
- a CDS encoding RlmE family RNA methyltransferase: MTYNPRDRYFKKAKEEGFAARSVFKLEEIDKKYKIFKGSGQTVLDLGASPGSWSQYASKVVGAKGRVLGVDLSPVTVKLPNAVFIQADLRDLNLEDTFRDHGFHPPFDIVMSDMAPKTTGIRMTDQARSMELCELALDVARKFLKKDGHFVCKLFHSDDFAKLRDEIKKSFAKCEVMKPDSTRKISKEIFLIGLNKK, translated from the coding sequence ATGACTTACAATCCACGCGATAGATACTTTAAAAAAGCAAAAGAAGAGGGCTTTGCGGCTCGTTCTGTTTTTAAGCTTGAAGAGATCGACAAGAAATACAAAATTTTTAAAGGCAGTGGCCAGACCGTTTTGGATTTGGGTGCTTCACCAGGCTCCTGGTCTCAGTATGCTTCCAAAGTGGTCGGTGCCAAGGGGCGCGTTTTGGGTGTGGATTTAAGCCCGGTGACAGTGAAATTGCCAAACGCGGTGTTCATTCAAGCCGATCTTCGTGACTTGAACCTTGAAGACACATTCAGAGATCATGGCTTTCATCCTCCGTTTGATATCGTCATGTCAGACATGGCGCCTAAAACTACGGGTATTCGCATGACTGACCAGGCTCGTTCGATGGAGTTGTGTGAACTGGCGTTGGACGTGGCTCGCAAATTCTTAAAAAAAGACGGGCACTTTGTCTGCAAGCTTTTCCATAGCGATGACTTTGCCAAGCTTCGTGATGAAATCAAAAAGTCCTTTGCTAAATGCGAAGTGATGAAACCTGATTCCACACGCAAAATTTCTAAAGAAATCTTTTTGATCGGTCTTAATAAAAAATGA
- a CDS encoding DEAD/DEAH box helicase, with amino-acid sequence MTPPLTTVDTFESFGLSAPLMDAMKDMGFSTPTPIQKQAIPLLLGGANDFIGLASTGTGKTAAFGIPLIENLDATIKDTQALVLSPTRELALQVAEQLALLGKKKGIRVVTIYGGASYRTQIDGIKRGAHIVVATPGRLVDFLEQKMLKLSKVQTVILDEADEMLSMGFKDALDFILSATHPDDAASNERAACRTWLFSATMSTEVRRITEKYLENPETVAVNKVGSTADTIDQVYYTVKNMHKTEVISRLLQTLPEFYGIIFCQTKMEVAELSDILAQRGFPTDSLHGDKSQQEREATLKKFKSKQVKVIVATDVAARGLDIKDLTHVVNYNLPWDAESYVHRIGRTGRNGQKGTAITLVNSDQLTLLRRIMNTTKATFTKGVVPSADEVAGLKIKNVLDKVGSMDVANPSLLLAADLIQDLVQADDINFKDLSTEDLLARFIVAYFPDVFVKKDLILDYMGDRIPRELLPRDPNNNRFTSNRDGGGDRGGYRDRPRTGGGYRGDRGGFRSNRRDDGDRPRFNDGGYQHDNNGKGASAPRRAPGASSAFRSADAGGEVRAERSSSARTERYDREEGRGNRAPAGDNGGGERSFRKRSFSSDRDENRGNRPERSERADHPGIKRSRPGGGSSAPRRFRD; translated from the coding sequence GTGACTCCTCCTTTAACTACTGTCGATACATTTGAAAGCTTTGGTCTTAGCGCTCCGTTGATGGACGCGATGAAAGACATGGGCTTCTCAACTCCGACGCCCATTCAAAAACAAGCTATTCCTTTGCTATTAGGCGGTGCGAACGATTTCATCGGTCTTGCATCTACAGGGACTGGTAAAACTGCTGCGTTCGGTATTCCTCTTATCGAAAATCTAGACGCTACAATCAAAGACACTCAAGCTCTTGTTCTTTCTCCAACTCGTGAGTTGGCGCTGCAAGTGGCAGAGCAATTGGCTTTGCTTGGTAAGAAAAAAGGCATCCGCGTAGTCACAATCTACGGTGGTGCTTCCTACCGCACACAGATCGATGGCATCAAACGTGGCGCCCACATCGTGGTAGCGACACCAGGCCGTTTGGTTGATTTCCTTGAACAAAAAATGTTGAAACTTTCTAAAGTTCAAACTGTGATCCTTGACGAAGCTGACGAAATGCTTTCGATGGGTTTCAAAGACGCTTTGGATTTCATCTTGTCTGCAACACATCCAGACGACGCTGCTTCAAATGAGCGCGCAGCATGCAGAACTTGGTTGTTCTCTGCAACGATGTCCACTGAAGTTCGCCGTATCACTGAAAAGTATTTGGAAAATCCAGAAACAGTGGCTGTGAACAAAGTCGGCTCTACGGCTGACACTATTGACCAAGTTTACTACACGGTTAAGAACATGCACAAAACAGAGGTTATCTCTCGCTTGTTGCAAACTTTGCCTGAATTCTACGGTATCATCTTCTGCCAAACTAAAATGGAAGTTGCTGAACTTTCTGACATTTTAGCTCAACGTGGATTTCCAACAGACTCTTTGCATGGTGATAAATCCCAGCAAGAGCGCGAAGCGACTTTGAAAAAATTCAAATCTAAACAAGTCAAAGTCATCGTTGCAACAGACGTAGCCGCTCGTGGTTTGGACATCAAAGACCTTACTCACGTGGTAAACTACAACTTGCCATGGGATGCTGAATCTTATGTTCACCGTATCGGTCGTACAGGTCGTAACGGTCAAAAAGGAACAGCGATCACTTTGGTGAACTCTGATCAATTGACTCTTCTTCGCCGTATCATGAATACGACGAAAGCGACTTTCACGAAGGGTGTTGTACCTTCTGCTGATGAAGTTGCTGGTCTTAAAATCAAAAACGTATTGGACAAAGTTGGTTCAATGGACGTTGCCAATCCATCTTTGCTTTTAGCAGCGGATTTGATCCAGGACTTGGTTCAAGCTGATGACATTAACTTCAAGGATCTTTCAACTGAGGATTTGCTAGCTCGCTTTATCGTGGCTTACTTCCCAGACGTATTTGTTAAAAAAGATTTGATCCTTGATTACATGGGCGACCGCATCCCTCGTGAATTGTTGCCTCGTGACCCGAACAACAACCGCTTCACTTCTAACCGTGACGGTGGTGGTGATCGTGGTGGTTACCGTGACCGTCCTCGCACTGGTGGCGGCTACCGTGGTGACCGTGGTGGTTTCCGTAGCAACCGTCGTGATGATGGCGACCGTCCTCGTTTTAACGACGGTGGTTACCAACATGACAACAACGGTAAAGGTGCTTCGGCTCCGCGCCGTGCTCCTGGCGCAAGCAGTGCATTCCGCAGTGCTGATGCTGGTGGTGAAGTTCGTGCAGAACGCAGTAGCAGCGCACGCACGGAACGTTATGACCGTGAAGAAGGCCGTGGTAACCGCGCACCTGCTGGTGACAACGGTGGCGGCGAACGTTCTTTCCGCAAACGTTCATTCAGCAGCGACCGCGATGAAAATCGTGGCAACCGCCCTGAGCGTTCTGAGCGCGCGGATCACCCAGGGATCAAAAGATCTCGCCCAGGTGGCGGCTCTTCAGCTCCCCGTCGTTTCCGTGATTAA
- a CDS encoding ABC-F family ATP-binding cassette domain-containing protein, which produces MIHLSNITKQQGNKVLYRNGSFQINDGEKIGLVGLNGTGKTTIFRIITGEEGYDGTVSKSDKTVIGYFSQNIEDMRGRSAIEEVKSAIGNIGNMQVKMQEYEAKLSDPDLDPDEMMKILEIYGEMQGEFERLGGYDLESRAAEILTGLGIGPEDYHRPTESFSGGWKMRIALAKILVLNPQVLLMDEPTNHLDVESIIWLEEWLVNFKGAILMTSHDRDFMNRIVGKIVEIANKTITVYGGNYDFYEKERDIRKEQLIAAAKRQEDMLAKEEEFIARFAARASHAAQVQSRVKKLEKIDRIEIPEEESEIKFVWPVPPRGGDEVVRFEGLSKVWKRDDGKEKQVFSGAQALVKRMDRIAVVGVNGAGKSTLLKIIAGEVEPTAGTCTLGASINLGYFSQNSLDVLDPKMTIVDEVHSRMPTAGMGTVRSLLGAFKFSGEEAEKKISILSGGEKSRVVLATILAQPVNLLILDEPTNHLDIVSREVLLDAIKQFPGTVMIVSHDRHFLREVTTRVFEVDKNQLRIYEGDYDYYIHKKKLEAAGK; this is translated from the coding sequence ATGATTCATTTATCCAACATCACAAAGCAGCAGGGGAACAAAGTTCTCTATCGTAACGGTTCATTCCAAATCAACGACGGCGAAAAAATCGGTCTGGTCGGTTTGAATGGTACTGGAAAAACCACTATCTTCCGCATCATCACAGGTGAGGAAGGTTACGATGGAACAGTTTCTAAATCCGATAAAACTGTGATCGGATACTTCTCTCAAAATATCGAAGATATGCGTGGCAGATCTGCCATCGAGGAAGTGAAATCTGCAATCGGCAATATCGGTAACATGCAGGTGAAAATGCAGGAGTACGAAGCAAAGCTTTCCGACCCTGATTTGGATCCAGATGAAATGATGAAGATCCTGGAAATTTATGGGGAGATGCAAGGGGAGTTCGAACGCCTGGGTGGCTACGATCTGGAATCCCGTGCCGCAGAGATCCTGACAGGTCTGGGGATCGGTCCTGAGGACTATCATCGTCCGACTGAGAGTTTCTCGGGCGGTTGGAAAATGCGTATCGCTTTGGCGAAAATCCTGGTGTTGAATCCGCAAGTCTTGCTGATGGACGAGCCGACGAATCACTTGGACGTGGAATCCATCATCTGGCTTGAAGAGTGGCTGGTGAATTTCAAAGGCGCGATTTTGATGACGTCGCATGACCGTGACTTTATGAATCGCATCGTTGGTAAAATCGTAGAGATCGCGAATAAAACGATCACAGTCTACGGTGGTAACTATGACTTCTATGAAAAGGAGCGCGACATCCGCAAAGAGCAGTTGATCGCAGCTGCAAAACGTCAGGAAGACATGTTGGCCAAGGAAGAAGAGTTCATCGCTCGCTTCGCAGCCCGTGCCTCCCATGCGGCACAAGTTCAATCCCGTGTTAAAAAACTAGAAAAAATTGATCGCATCGAAATTCCTGAAGAGGAATCTGAAATCAAGTTCGTATGGCCCGTGCCTCCACGTGGTGGGGATGAGGTTGTACGTTTTGAAGGCCTTTCCAAAGTTTGGAAACGCGATGATGGCAAAGAGAAACAAGTGTTCTCGGGGGCTCAGGCCTTGGTAAAACGCATGGACCGCATTGCGGTGGTCGGCGTGAATGGTGCGGGTAAATCGACATTGCTTAAAATTATCGCGGGTGAGGTTGAACCTACCGCTGGTACTTGCACTTTGGGGGCCTCCATCAATCTGGGGTACTTCTCTCAGAACTCTTTGGATGTCTTGGATCCTAAAATGACTATCGTGGACGAGGTGCATTCACGTATGCCGACAGCCGGTATGGGAACGGTGCGCTCGCTTTTGGGAGCATTTAAGTTTTCCGGCGAAGAAGCTGAAAAGAAAATCTCGATCCTTTCCGGTGGTGAGAAGTCCCGTGTTGTTTTGGCGACAATCCTGGCGCAACCCGTGAATCTTTTGATCCTGGATGAGCCGACGAATCACTTGGACATCGTTTCTCGTGAAGTTTTGCTGGACGCTATCAAGCAGTTCCCGGGAACTGTGATGATCGTATCGCATGATCGCCACTTTTTGCGTGAAGTGACGACTCGTGTATTCGAAGTTGATAAAAATCAACTGCGTATCTACGAAGGTGATTACGATTACTATATCCACAAAAAGAAATTAGAAGCAGCCGGAAAATAA
- a CDS encoding twin-arginine translocation signal domain-containing protein, with product MNRRNFLKNTTVAGAALALSNKSLALEAAKADDTCLVRMDQVTAEATYFARYEHFHILAIPVSVLIAPPENGYTTRTSVLDQASLDEKAFNEFIKETGLDGASLRVHSHAVIFTKDELERIASGEKEVKITVMTPKGNIAHYFYFTASRSAQVKIQRGRAGK from the coding sequence ATGAACAGACGTAACTTTTTAAAAAATACCACAGTGGCGGGCGCAGCCTTAGCCTTGTCCAATAAGTCACTTGCGTTGGAAGCAGCAAAAGCCGATGACACGTGCCTCGTTCGCATGGACCAGGTAACGGCCGAAGCAACTTACTTTGCCCGTTATGAACATTTTCATATCCTGGCAATTCCGGTTTCTGTTTTGATTGCACCGCCAGAAAATGGCTACACGACACGTACAAGTGTACTTGATCAGGCTTCATTAGATGAAAAAGCCTTTAATGAATTTATCAAAGAAACCGGGCTTGATGGTGCCAGCCTTCGAGTTCACTCCCACGCAGTTATTTTCACAAAGGATGAACTTGAGCGCATCGCCAGCGGCGAAAAAGAAGTCAAAATCACCGTCATGACCCCGAAGGGCAATATTGCCCACTACTTCTACTTTACGGCCTCGCGCTCTGCCCAAGTTAAAATCCAACGCGGTCGCGCAGGAAAATAA